The following proteins come from a genomic window of Geomonas sp. RF6:
- the pyrR gene encoding bifunctional pyr operon transcriptional regulator/uracil phosphoribosyltransferase PyrR gives MADNTVILDGSGVKRALTRIAHEVLERNKGVHDLVLVGIRTGGVHLAYELAARLSEIEGQDVPVGAVDITMYRDDIKGHAEHLPVGKTELPFAVEGKKVVLVDDVLFTGRTIRAAMDALMDQGRPSCIQLAVLVDRGHRDLPIRADFVGRNVPTSRSENIVVAFDAENKPTEVILQK, from the coding sequence ATGGCCGACAATACCGTGATTCTCGATGGCAGCGGTGTCAAAAGGGCGCTCACCCGCATCGCGCACGAAGTGCTGGAAAGAAATAAAGGGGTCCACGACCTCGTGCTGGTAGGTATCAGGACCGGCGGCGTTCACCTGGCTTACGAGCTCGCCGCACGCCTCTCCGAGATCGAGGGGCAGGACGTGCCGGTAGGCGCGGTGGACATCACCATGTACCGCGACGACATCAAGGGGCACGCGGAGCATCTCCCGGTCGGAAAGACCGAGCTCCCCTTCGCGGTGGAAGGGAAGAAGGTCGTCCTCGTGGACGACGTCCTCTTCACCGGAAGAACAATCAGGGCCGCAATGGATGCCCTCATGGACCAGGGGCGTCCCTCCTGCATCCAGCTCGCCGTGCTGGTGGACCGCGGGCACCGCGACCTGCCGATCAGGGCGGACTTCGTGGGGAGAAACGTCCCGACCTCGCGTAGCGAGAACATCGTGGTGGCGTTCGACGCCGAGAACAAGCCGACCGAAGTGATACTGCAGAAGTAG
- a CDS encoding class II glutamine amidotransferase, whose product MNKKPTHIYQKDISNCGLTGFIAKDGALIGGEVIIRSITLMHDRGNGLGGGFAAYGIYPEYKDLFAFHLMYENDHALELTEEYLAAYFEVEQQEEIPTRRVAAIKNPPVFKRYFAKPLATDSYKEAIEFQKMTDEDVVVGHVMRINNEIEGAFVVSSGRNMGAFKGVGYPEEIAEFFRLDEYKGYTWTAHNRFPTNTPGWWGGAHPFTLLDWSIVHNGEISSYGINKRYLEMYGYLCTMLTDTEVVAYMLDLLIRKHQLSPELASLALASPFWDNIDQLPQDEKELFTAIRQVYGCALLNGPFAILFASNGRLIGLNDRVKLRPLMCATKGEMVYMASEEAAIREICPAPDKVWAPRGGEPVVAQLNAGVA is encoded by the coding sequence ATGAATAAAAAGCCCACCCACATATACCAGAAGGACATCTCCAACTGCGGCCTCACCGGATTCATCGCCAAGGACGGCGCACTGATCGGCGGCGAAGTCATCATCCGCTCCATCACCCTCATGCACGACCGCGGCAACGGCCTCGGCGGCGGCTTTGCGGCGTACGGGATCTACCCCGAGTACAAGGATCTCTTCGCCTTTCACCTCATGTACGAGAACGACCATGCGCTGGAGCTCACCGAGGAATACCTCGCGGCGTATTTCGAGGTGGAGCAGCAGGAGGAGATCCCGACGAGGCGGGTCGCTGCGATCAAGAACCCGCCGGTGTTCAAGCGCTACTTCGCGAAGCCTCTGGCCACCGACTCCTACAAGGAGGCGATCGAGTTCCAGAAAATGACGGACGAGGACGTCGTGGTCGGCCACGTGATGCGGATCAACAACGAGATCGAAGGGGCGTTCGTCGTCTCCTCGGGGCGCAACATGGGCGCCTTCAAGGGGGTCGGCTACCCCGAGGAGATCGCGGAGTTCTTCCGCCTCGACGAGTACAAGGGGTACACCTGGACCGCGCACAACCGCTTCCCGACCAACACGCCGGGGTGGTGGGGCGGGGCGCACCCCTTCACGCTCCTCGACTGGTCGATCGTGCACAACGGGGAAATCTCCTCCTACGGGATCAACAAGCGCTACCTGGAGATGTACGGCTATCTCTGCACCATGCTCACCGACACGGAAGTGGTGGCGTACATGCTCGACCTCCTGATCCGGAAGCACCAGCTTTCCCCCGAGCTCGCCTCGCTGGCGCTGGCCTCCCCCTTCTGGGACAACATCGACCAGCTCCCGCAGGACGAGAAGGAGCTCTTCACAGCCATCCGCCAGGTGTACGGCTGCGCGCTCCTGAACGGCCCCTTTGCCATCCTCTTCGCCTCCAACGGACGCCTGATCGGGCTGAACGACCGGGTGAAGCTCCGCCCGCTGATGTGCGCCACGAAGGGAGAGATGGTGTACATGGCTTCCGAGGAGGCGGCGATCAGGGAGATTTGCCCGGCTCCCGACAAGGTGTGGGCGCCGCGCGGCGGTGAGCCGGTGGTGGCGCAGCTGAATGCCGGCGTGGCGTAG
- a CDS encoding NAD(P)/FAD-dependent oxidoreductase, whose translation MNYVIIGNSVAAVGAIRGIRKVDSEGTITVISRERHVAYGRPLISYLLGGAVTEKRMPYLPADFYEKNRVNLLLGREVVSVDSEASQVKLAGGDVIPYGRLLIATGGDPFVPPIEGMAGKERVFTFTTWDDAARIKGMSADIRKVVVVGGGLIGLKAAEGLHQIDKQVTIVELADRILSAAFDLNAGRIVAKKMKANGIDVINGDTAVRIDGEGEEIIGVTLKSGDFIPCDTVIVAIGVRPAASFLKGSGIEVNRGVVVDDTMRTSVPNVYAAGDVAEARDFFYGKKLPMPIWPDAYIQGDIAGISMAGGEIEYQGGLLMNSIELFKIPTISMGITNPDPGDRYEVLTYLDLGASVYRKIVLEEGRLVGAVLLGKVDRAGIFAGLIRQRVEVAPFKDHLLDPEFGFVHLPKEMRTTLFSPEGKAA comes from the coding sequence ATGAACTACGTCATCATCGGAAATTCGGTTGCCGCGGTCGGCGCCATCAGGGGGATCAGGAAAGTCGACAGCGAGGGGACGATCACGGTCATCTCCCGGGAGCGCCACGTGGCGTACGGTCGTCCGCTCATCTCGTATCTCCTCGGGGGTGCCGTGACGGAAAAGAGGATGCCGTACCTCCCCGCGGACTTCTACGAGAAGAACCGGGTGAACCTCCTGCTCGGCCGCGAAGTGGTCTCCGTCGACAGCGAAGCATCGCAGGTGAAGCTGGCAGGGGGGGATGTCATCCCCTACGGCAGGCTCCTCATCGCTACCGGCGGCGATCCGTTCGTCCCCCCCATCGAGGGTATGGCAGGGAAAGAGCGGGTCTTTACCTTCACCACCTGGGACGATGCCGCACGGATCAAGGGGATGTCCGCGGATATCAGGAAGGTGGTGGTCGTGGGCGGCGGCCTCATCGGGCTGAAGGCGGCGGAGGGTCTGCACCAGATCGACAAGCAGGTGACGATCGTGGAACTCGCCGACCGCATCCTCTCCGCGGCGTTCGATCTCAACGCCGGGCGCATCGTGGCGAAGAAGATGAAGGCGAACGGCATCGACGTCATAAACGGCGACACCGCGGTGCGCATCGACGGTGAGGGGGAAGAGATCATCGGCGTCACCCTCAAATCCGGCGACTTCATCCCGTGCGACACGGTCATCGTGGCGATCGGGGTGCGCCCTGCCGCCTCCTTCCTGAAGGGGAGCGGCATCGAGGTGAACCGCGGCGTCGTGGTGGACGACACCATGCGCACCTCCGTCCCGAACGTCTATGCGGCGGGGGACGTCGCCGAGGCGCGCGACTTCTTTTACGGCAAGAAGCTCCCGATGCCGATCTGGCCGGATGCCTACATCCAGGGGGACATCGCCGGGATAAGCATGGCGGGTGGCGAGATCGAGTACCAGGGGGGGCTCCTGATGAACTCCATCGAGCTCTTCAAGATACCAACGATTTCCATGGGGATAACGAACCCCGACCCGGGGGACCGCTACGAGGTACTCACCTACCTCGACCTCGGCGCATCCGTGTACAGGAAGATCGTCCTGGAAGAGGGGCGGCTCGTCGGCGCGGTCCTTCTCGGGAAGGTGGACCGGGCCGGGATTTTTGCGGGGCTGATCCGGCAGCGCGTAGAGGTGGCGCCTTTCAAGGATCACCTCCTCGATCCGGAATTCGGTTTCGTTCACCTCCCGAAGGAGATGCGCACGACGCTCTTCTCCCCGGAAGGGAAGGCCGCCTGA
- a CDS encoding 4Fe-4S dicluster domain-containing protein, translating to MKRVYSLEDVCIGCHLCEVACITEHSRSKDPVRAFLHEENRPIARCTVEERDGGILSFSTNCRHCDEPDCLRACVSGAIQKDEAGVVRMDTEQCIGCWSCVMACPYGAVQRNVKAKKANKCDMCPDREVPACVCACPNRALVFKEGTPK from the coding sequence ATGAAACGAGTATATTCCCTGGAAGATGTCTGCATCGGCTGCCACCTCTGCGAGGTAGCCTGCATTACCGAGCATTCCCGCTCCAAGGATCCGGTGCGGGCCTTCCTGCACGAGGAGAACCGCCCCATCGCCCGCTGCACGGTTGAGGAGCGCGACGGGGGGATCCTTTCCTTCTCCACCAACTGCCGCCACTGCGACGAGCCGGACTGCCTGAGGGCCTGCGTCTCCGGCGCGATCCAGAAGGATGAGGCGGGGGTGGTACGGATGGACACGGAGCAGTGCATCGGCTGCTGGTCCTGCGTGATGGCCTGCCCCTACGGCGCGGTGCAGCGCAACGTGAAGGCGAAGAAGGCGAACAAGTGCGACATGTGCCCGGACCGCGAGGTCCCTGCCTGCGTCTGCGCCTGCCCGAACAGGGCGCTCGTCTTCAAGGAGGGGACGCCCAAATGA
- a CDS encoding glutamate synthase-related protein: MLYKSVNESFNEFEIHRSDTKCIRCKVCVRQCSYNVHSYLEEEDTLIEDSTACIGCRRCSALCPTGAISIRLNQESFKENASWSTGHIRNLHAQAESGGILLSAMGNPMKFPIYWDHLLLDASQVTNPSIDPLREPMELRTYLGKKPDRVETVRDEKTGKVKLKTKLSPQLKLEFPFIFSAMSYGALNLNAHRAMAAAAQELGTLYNTGEGGLHKDLYRYGKNVIVQVASGRFGVSEGYLNAGVAIEIKVGQGAKPGIGGHLPGEKVNDAISETRMIPIGTDALSPAPHHDIYSIEDLRQLIYALKEATNYEKPVSVKIAAVHHVAAIASGIARAGADIVTIDGFRGGTGAAPQAIRDNVGIPMELALAAVDSRLRDEGIRNQVSIVVGGGVRSSSDAIKAIALGADAINLGTSTLLALGCTLCQRCYTGKCPWGITTNNAYLAKRLNPEIGAERLVNLIHAWGHEMQEILGGMGLNALESLRGNRYKLRAVGLTEKDMNILGVMPAGE; encoded by the coding sequence GTGCTTTATAAATCGGTAAACGAATCATTCAATGAGTTCGAGATCCACAGGAGTGACACGAAGTGCATCAGGTGCAAGGTGTGCGTGCGCCAGTGCTCCTACAACGTGCACTCCTACCTCGAGGAGGAGGATACCCTCATCGAGGACAGCACTGCCTGCATCGGCTGCCGTCGGTGCTCCGCGCTCTGCCCGACCGGCGCGATCAGCATCAGGCTGAACCAGGAATCGTTCAAGGAGAATGCCTCCTGGTCCACGGGGCACATCAGGAACCTGCACGCGCAGGCCGAGAGCGGCGGGATTCTGCTTTCCGCGATGGGGAACCCGATGAAGTTCCCGATCTACTGGGACCACCTCCTTTTGGACGCCTCCCAGGTTACCAACCCGTCGATCGACCCGCTGCGCGAGCCGATGGAGTTGCGCACCTACCTCGGCAAAAAGCCGGACCGGGTGGAGACGGTGCGGGATGAAAAGACGGGGAAGGTGAAGCTGAAGACAAAGCTCTCGCCGCAGCTAAAGCTCGAGTTCCCCTTCATCTTTTCCGCCATGAGCTACGGCGCGCTGAACCTGAACGCTCACCGCGCCATGGCGGCCGCCGCACAAGAGCTCGGGACGCTGTACAACACCGGTGAGGGTGGGCTGCACAAGGACCTGTACCGGTACGGCAAGAACGTCATCGTCCAGGTCGCCTCCGGCCGCTTCGGCGTTTCGGAAGGGTATCTCAACGCCGGGGTGGCGATCGAGATCAAGGTGGGGCAGGGGGCAAAGCCTGGCATCGGCGGGCACCTCCCGGGGGAGAAGGTAAACGACGCCATCTCCGAGACAAGGATGATCCCGATCGGCACCGATGCGCTCTCGCCGGCGCCGCATCACGACATCTACTCGATCGAGGACCTGCGCCAGCTGATCTACGCCCTGAAGGAGGCGACGAACTACGAGAAGCCGGTATCGGTGAAGATCGCGGCCGTGCACCACGTGGCGGCGATCGCCTCCGGCATCGCACGCGCAGGCGCCGACATCGTCACCATCGACGGCTTCCGCGGCGGTACCGGCGCGGCTCCACAGGCGATCCGGGACAACGTGGGGATCCCCATGGAGCTCGCTCTCGCCGCGGTCGATTCCCGCCTGCGCGATGAAGGGATCAGGAACCAGGTCTCCATCGTGGTGGGGGGCGGGGTGCGAAGCTCCAGCGACGCCATCAAGGCGATCGCCCTTGGCGCCGACGCCATAAATCTCGGTACCTCCACCCTGCTCGCGCTCGGCTGCACCCTGTGCCAGCGCTGCTACACCGGGAAATGCCCGTGGGGAATCACCACCAACAACGCCTACCTCGCAAAGCGACTCAATCCCGAGATCGGGGCGGAGCGGCTGGTGAACCTGATTCACGCCTGGGGGCACGAGATGCAGGAGATCCTTGGCGGCATGGGGCTGAACGCCCTCGAGTCGCTGCGCGGCAACCGCTACAAGCTGCGTGCGGTAGGGCTCACCGAGAAGGACATGAACATCCTGGGTGTCATGCCCGCCGGCGAGTGA